The Streptomyces sp. NBC_01244 genome contains a region encoding:
- the pstC gene encoding phosphate ABC transporter permease subunit PstC, with amino-acid sequence MTVTTVIPPAAPEDAHVTPRALARSGDPADRIFRGSARTAGAAVLLVMTLVGVFLGGRALSALEDAGWSFLTTSAWEPDSHNFGVAAVLAGTLLIGGVAIFFALPLAMGTALYITEYAPRRIKQTLISLVDLMAAVPSVVYGLWGLFLFQPHVVGLSRWLTTYLGWFPPFAVDGDDPRDPLSPNTFYTSSTFIAGMVVALMVTPIACSVMREAFAQAPPGEREGAFALGATPWGVIRSVVLPFGRGGIIGGTMLGLGRALGETIAVYLIISPVFVIQPHILQNGAISVSALIALRYGSASPLGISALMAAGLTLFLMTLVVNFIASSVVARSRSGAGADA; translated from the coding sequence ATGACCGTGACCACAGTGATCCCCCCGGCCGCCCCCGAGGACGCGCACGTCACCCCGCGCGCCCTCGCCAGGAGCGGCGATCCGGCCGACCGGATCTTCCGCGGCTCGGCCCGCACGGCCGGCGCCGCCGTCCTGCTCGTCATGACCCTGGTCGGCGTCTTCCTCGGAGGCCGCGCACTGTCGGCCCTGGAAGATGCCGGTTGGTCCTTCCTCACCACCTCCGCCTGGGAGCCCGACTCCCACAACTTCGGTGTGGCGGCGGTGCTGGCCGGCACCCTGCTGATCGGCGGCGTCGCGATCTTCTTCGCGCTGCCGCTGGCGATGGGCACCGCCCTCTACATCACCGAGTACGCGCCGCGCCGCATCAAGCAGACCCTGATCAGCCTCGTCGACCTGATGGCCGCGGTGCCCAGTGTGGTCTACGGCTTGTGGGGGCTGTTCCTCTTCCAGCCGCACGTGGTCGGGCTGTCCCGCTGGCTGACCACCTACCTGGGCTGGTTCCCGCCCTTCGCGGTCGACGGGGACGACCCGCGCGACCCGCTCAGCCCGAACACCTTCTACACCTCCTCCACCTTCATCGCGGGCATGGTCGTCGCGCTGATGGTGACGCCGATCGCCTGTTCGGTGATGCGCGAGGCCTTCGCCCAGGCGCCGCCCGGCGAGCGCGAGGGCGCCTTCGCGCTCGGCGCCACCCCCTGGGGCGTCATCCGATCCGTCGTCCTGCCCTTCGGCAGGGGCGGGATCATCGGCGGCACCATGCTCGGGCTCGGCCGCGCGCTGGGCGAGACCATCGCCGTCTACCTGATCATCTCCCCGGTCTTCGTGATCCAGCCGCACATCCTCCAGAACGGCGCCATCTCCGTGTCCGCCCTGATCGCCCTGCGCTACGGCTCGGCCAGCCCCCTCGGGATATCCGCGCTGATGGCGGCCGGCCTCACCCTCTTTCTGATGACCCTGGTGGTCAACTTCATCGCCTCCTCGGTCGTGGCCCGCAGCCGATCCGGAGCGGGGGCCGACGCATGA